One Sulfurirhabdus autotrophica DNA window includes the following coding sequences:
- a CDS encoding L,D-transpeptidase Cds6 family protein, translated as MIKRFKKTIQYGVLAALTFATPSAIPMGGPVPRHFQPINNVPQAPLSLESMLVQSLLDIQRNQLGAALSNIEALLKINPNFRLAQLIKGDLLMARAQPISNIGSATDAPQQSITDFRDEARARLQRYVQQPPTHLVPSNLLQLQTKQKYAIVVDISKSRLYLFGNTDGKLQYDSDYYITVGKNGGDKTKEGDLRTPTGVYFVTANLPKGKLTDFYGTGAFPISYPNEWDKKMGRNGHGIWLHGTPGDTYSRPPRASSGCVVLTNQDLDSLAKKIQVGLTPVVITEKIEWVDQNRSNAQRIALNQQIDNWRHDWESRDTNRYIQNYSKNFHADGQKLPEWEDQKRQVNASKSWIKVNLSNVSIFRYPEIDNMAVVTFDQDYQSNNLSNQMRKRQYWKLENNQWKIVYEGAVS; from the coding sequence ATGATAAAACGTTTCAAAAAAACCATTCAGTATGGCGTACTGGCGGCACTGACCTTTGCCACTCCTTCCGCCATTCCGATGGGCGGCCCTGTACCGAGACACTTCCAGCCCATCAATAATGTGCCGCAAGCACCCTTATCATTAGAGTCCATGCTGGTTCAAAGCCTGCTCGACATCCAGCGCAACCAGCTGGGTGCTGCGCTGAGCAATATTGAAGCATTACTTAAAATCAACCCCAACTTTCGTCTGGCCCAACTCATCAAGGGCGATTTACTCATGGCCCGGGCACAACCCATTAGTAATATCGGAAGCGCCACGGATGCCCCTCAGCAAAGCATCACAGATTTTCGTGATGAAGCCAGAGCACGCCTCCAGCGTTACGTGCAGCAGCCACCGACACATTTAGTACCTAGCAATCTGTTGCAGCTCCAGACAAAACAAAAATACGCGATAGTAGTAGACATCAGTAAATCTCGACTCTACCTGTTTGGAAATACTGACGGAAAATTACAATACGATTCTGACTACTACATCACTGTTGGTAAAAACGGCGGTGACAAAACCAAAGAAGGCGATTTACGCACACCAACTGGTGTCTACTTTGTAACGGCCAACCTGCCTAAAGGAAAGCTTACCGATTTCTATGGTACAGGTGCATTTCCGATCAGCTACCCCAACGAATGGGACAAGAAAATGGGACGAAATGGCCACGGCATCTGGCTACATGGTACTCCTGGCGATACTTATAGCCGCCCCCCCCGTGCCAGCAGTGGCTGTGTCGTCCTGACCAACCAGGATCTGGATTCCCTTGCTAAAAAGATCCAGGTCGGATTAACACCAGTAGTGATCACAGAAAAAATTGAGTGGGTAGACCAGAATCGATCCAATGCACAGCGCATTGCACTTAACCAGCAAATTGATAATTGGCGTCACGATTGGGAAAGTCGCGACACAAACCGCTATATCCAGAATTATTCAAAAAACTTCCATGCCGACGGCCAGAAGCTACCCGAGTGGGAAGATCAGAAACGACAGGTAAATGCCAGTAAATCATGGATTAAAGTTAATTTGTCCAACGTTAGCATCTTCCGTTATCCTGAAATTGACAACATGGCCGTAGTGACTTTTGATCAGGATTATCAGAGCAATAACTTGAGTAATCAGATGCGGAAACGACAGTACTGGAAACTTGAAAACAACCAGTGGAAAATCGTTTACGAAGGGGCCGTGAGCTAA
- a CDS encoding peptidylprolyl isomerase, with product MKFLLILISMAICFNAQAGYPQVELKTSRGDILLELYPDKAPKTVENFINYVKSGFYKGTVFHRVVDRFVIQGGGFTPDLHAKPTLASIPNEATNGLKNEPGTLAMARTNDPDSATSQFFINVERNLFLNHYKKEPNYYGYAVFGKVIKGMDIVQNISSSPTSASGQFASDVPVQPIVIEDVTLVTEKIAEQPVKKQTISNSKKKRKAHG from the coding sequence ATGAAATTCCTGCTTATCCTTATTAGCATGGCTATCTGCTTTAATGCTCAGGCCGGTTACCCACAGGTAGAATTAAAGACCAGTCGTGGTGACATACTACTCGAACTTTATCCGGACAAAGCCCCAAAAACCGTTGAAAACTTCATCAATTATGTAAAAAGCGGTTTTTACAAAGGCACCGTATTTCATCGGGTCGTTGATCGCTTTGTAATTCAAGGGGGGGGCTTCACACCCGATTTGCATGCTAAACCCACATTAGCATCTATTCCCAATGAAGCAACCAATGGTCTGAAAAACGAACCCGGCACCTTGGCCATGGCGCGCACTAATGATCCCGATTCAGCCACATCCCAGTTCTTCATCAATGTAGAACGCAACCTGTTCCTGAACCACTACAAAAAAGAACCCAATTATTATGGCTATGCTGTGTTCGGGAAAGTCATTAAAGGGATGGACATTGTTCAAAACATTTCCTCGTCCCCGACATCAGCTTCCGGTCAATTCGCTTCTGACGTTCCGGTTCAGCCCATTGTGATCGAAGACGTCACATTGGTGACCGAAAAAATAGCGGAGCAACCCGTAAAAAAGCAAACTATCAGTAACTCAAAAAAGAAAAGGAAAGCACATGGTTAA
- a CDS encoding peptidylprolyl isomerase, which yields MVKIHTNMGSITLELNAEKAPVTVENFLQYVNDGFFNGTIFHRVINGFMVQGGGFDADMTQKATRAQIKNEADNGLKNDKYTVAMARTPDPHSASSQFFINGADNGFLNYTAANSQGWGYCVFGKVTEGMEVVDQILKVKTGNKAGHQDVPVESVIIESAEVC from the coding sequence ATGGTTAAGATTCACACCAATATGGGTAGCATCACTCTGGAACTAAACGCAGAAAAAGCCCCTGTTACAGTTGAAAACTTTTTACAGTACGTCAATGACGGCTTTTTTAATGGCACTATTTTTCATCGAGTGATTAATGGATTCATGGTTCAAGGTGGCGGATTTGATGCCGACATGACCCAAAAAGCCACCCGCGCTCAAATCAAAAATGAAGCTGACAACGGCCTGAAAAATGACAAATACACCGTTGCCATGGCTCGCACACCAGACCCGCATTCTGCCAGCTCACAGTTTTTTATCAACGGTGCAGACAATGGCTTTCTAAACTATACCGCAGCCAATTCTCAAGGCTGGGGCTATTGTGTGTTTGGCAAAGTGACTGAAGGTATGGAGGTTGTGGACCAGATTCTGAAAGTCAAAACTGGTAACAAAGCCGGACATCAGGACGTTCCGGTAGAAAGCGTGATTATCGAAAGCGCCGAAGTCTGCTAA
- a CDS encoding UDP-2,3-diacylglucosamine diphosphatase, protein MPHTLFISDTHLCISRQHTNTLFFDFLRNTATKAESLYVLGDLFEYWPGDDDIDEPLHTEVASAFSQLKDRGVALFLMHGNRDFLVGEKFCKAAGMTLLKDPYLFDLHGTSTLLMHGDTLCTDDIAYIAFRDQVRNPAWQAAFLAKPLAERKMIIEGLRESSKQAQTQKSTEIMDVTNEAVQNTLRIYNYPRLIHGHTHRPAKHAETVDGKICERWVLPDWYEHGGYLRCDSSGCEMIHI, encoded by the coding sequence ATGCCACATACCTTATTCATTTCAGACACACATCTCTGCATCTCCCGGCAGCACACGAACACTTTATTTTTTGATTTTTTAAGAAACACAGCCACCAAAGCGGAATCGCTATATGTACTGGGTGATTTGTTCGAATACTGGCCTGGCGATGATGATATTGATGAGCCATTACATACAGAAGTAGCTTCAGCATTTTCCCAACTTAAAGACAGAGGTGTTGCACTTTTCCTTATGCATGGCAACAGGGACTTTCTGGTTGGTGAAAAATTCTGTAAAGCTGCGGGCATGACACTGCTAAAGGATCCCTATTTATTCGATTTACACGGCACTTCCACCCTGCTCATGCACGGCGACACTTTGTGTACTGACGACATTGCTTATATTGCTTTCCGCGACCAGGTCAGGAATCCAGCCTGGCAAGCAGCCTTCCTTGCCAAACCGCTTGCTGAACGCAAAATGATTATTGAAGGTTTACGCGAGTCCAGCAAACAAGCTCAAACACAAAAATCAACAGAAATCATGGATGTCACCAACGAAGCGGTTCAAAATACCTTACGGATTTACAACTATCCCCGCTTAATCCATGGCCACACACACCGCCCTGCAAAACATGCTGAAACGGTTGATGGGAAAATCTGTGAGCGCTGGGTTTTACCCGACTGGTATGAACATGGCGGATATTTGCGCTGCGATAGTAGCGGTTGCGAAATGATTCATATCTGA
- the gltX gene encoding glutamate--tRNA ligase → MIRTRFAPSPTGYLHIGGARTALFSWAFARKHGGTFVLRIEDTDLERSTPESVKAILDSMEWLKLGYDEGPFYQMQRMDRYNQVIQHLLDEGKAYHCYASIEELDKMREAQRAAGLKPRYDGRWRDSTATPPVDVKPVIRFKNPIDGEVIIDDLVKGTVIVQNTELDDLIIARADGTPTYNFCVVVDDWDMEINHVIRGDDHLNNTPRQINILKALGAPIPKYAHVPMILGHDGERLSKRHGAVSVMQYFEDGYLPEALLNYLARLGWSHGDEEIFSLSQLVEWFDLKDISKSPAKFNPEKLTWVNQQYIKATDNPRLVELTKPFMEVDCCNPAHGPDPEKVIGLLKDRVNTLKELADAAVYFYRVLEPHEDLKLQHLTAEVKPALSDFATKLESIEWKQEAINALLKETVGAHGLKFPKIAMPLRIMITGETQTPSIDAIIELLGREESLRRVQNHLQNYPV, encoded by the coding sequence ATGATTCGAACACGCTTTGCCCCAAGCCCAACCGGCTACCTGCATATTGGCGGCGCACGCACCGCTCTCTTCTCATGGGCATTTGCTCGCAAACATGGTGGAACATTTGTTCTGCGCATTGAAGATACGGATCTGGAGCGTTCAACGCCTGAATCAGTCAAAGCCATCCTGGACAGTATGGAATGGCTGAAACTGGGTTACGATGAAGGCCCTTTTTATCAGATGCAGCGAATGGACCGCTATAACCAGGTTATTCAACATCTACTGGATGAAGGCAAGGCTTACCATTGTTATGCCAGTATTGAAGAACTGGATAAAATGCGGGAGGCACAACGTGCTGCAGGACTAAAACCTCGCTATGACGGGCGTTGGCGCGACTCTACCGCCACCCCGCCGGTGGATGTAAAGCCGGTTATTCGCTTCAAAAATCCGATTGATGGTGAAGTGATCATCGATGATCTGGTCAAGGGAACCGTGATTGTTCAAAACACTGAACTAGATGACCTGATTATTGCCCGTGCAGATGGCACGCCTACCTACAATTTTTGTGTTGTGGTAGATGATTGGGATATGGAAATCAACCACGTTATTCGCGGCGACGACCACCTTAACAATACTCCTAGACAGATCAATATACTAAAGGCGCTTGGCGCCCCAATACCAAAATATGCCCATGTACCCATGATACTGGGACATGATGGCGAACGACTTTCAAAGCGTCACGGCGCAGTCAGCGTTATGCAATATTTTGAAGATGGTTACTTGCCTGAAGCATTGCTGAACTATCTGGCTCGCCTGGGTTGGTCTCATGGTGATGAGGAAATCTTTTCCCTTTCACAGCTTGTTGAATGGTTTGATCTTAAAGATATCAGCAAATCCCCAGCCAAATTCAACCCGGAAAAGCTCACGTGGGTAAACCAGCAATACATCAAAGCCACAGATAACCCCCGTTTGGTAGAACTAACAAAACCATTCATGGAAGTGGATTGCTGCAATCCAGCCCATGGACCTGATCCAGAAAAAGTGATCGGTTTACTGAAAGATCGGGTCAATACACTCAAAGAGCTTGCAGATGCAGCTGTCTACTTTTACCGTGTACTGGAACCCCATGAAGATCTGAAGCTTCAGCACCTGACTGCCGAAGTAAAACCAGCCTTAAGTGATTTTGCAACAAAACTGGAATCCATTGAATGGAAGCAAGAAGCAATCAATGCACTGCTAAAAGAAACCGTCGGTGCACATGGGCTAAAATTCCCCAAGATCGCTATGCCCCTGCGCATCATGATCACGGGAGAAACCCAGACCCCCTCCATTGATGCCATTATTGAACTGCTTGGCCGGGAAGAATCACTACGCAGAGTACAAAATCACCTCCAAAATTACCCTGTGTAA
- a CDS encoding RNA recognition motif domain-containing protein, which yields MQIFVGNLAPEVTEEELQAAFEAFGQVKTVQIARDLFSGVSKGFGFVEMPGKAHSAAAIMGLNGKDLKGSPLKVNESRPKTFGRRR from the coding sequence ATGCAGATTTTTGTAGGCAATCTAGCACCAGAAGTAACCGAAGAAGAATTACAAGCTGCGTTCGAAGCTTTTGGCCAGGTAAAGACTGTGCAGATTGCAAGAGATCTGTTTAGCGGCGTATCAAAAGGCTTCGGTTTTGTAGAGATGCCCGGCAAGGCGCACTCTGCAGCGGCGATTATGGGACTGAATGGGAAAGATCTCAAAGGAAGCCCTTTGAAAGTAAATGAGTCACGCCCTAAAACATTTGGACGTCGTCGATAG
- a CDS encoding alpha-amylase family glycosyl hydrolase has protein sequence MATALHSVSGLDFRPVSHLHPSPRDWRDQFIYFLLVDRFDNNVAGLQPFKPGITPTGRDPEKGHRFQGGNLKGITRRLDYIKGLGCTTIWLSPILKNRPDLSDTYHGYGIQDFMHVDPRFGTLQDLQELTAEAHSREMYVILDVVLNHTGDVWQYPDDNPYYFYEDQTFPFGGWREANPIPEFQDDDAIWPVELQTPDAFKRRGQIRDWNDPVEARDGDFLSLKELDLPRPTVLDTLIKIYKYWIATADIDGFRIDTVKHMESSATAIFCNAMREYAKRIGKYNFFLYGEIVADDATIQKYIGRNSRIEGTNERFPALDAALDFPLYFLLEDVIKGFASPAFLRNRYEEFYDLYADHGEAGRYFVTFVDNHDQMARPYRRFMYNNPYQRQAVLAIGYLLTSQGVPCIYYGTEQGFDGAGSDDSYVRECMFGGSWGAFNTTGGHFFNPDHPIYKAIRIIARIRSKEPALRYGRQYFREISENGLDFAQPMDGHCTLAYSRILDTEEVLVCLNLDNVPRSDYITVDVKLSGKGRMMGDMMHGGKVKIQEMNNRAYVQVMLPAHGMAILKCE, from the coding sequence ATGGCTACAGCACTTCATTCGGTTTCGGGGCTTGATTTTCGTCCTGTTTCTCACCTGCACCCTTCCCCCAGGGATTGGCGTGATCAATTTATTTATTTTTTGTTGGTAGACCGTTTTGACAACAATGTTGCCGGTTTGCAGCCGTTTAAACCAGGCATTACGCCAACTGGGCGAGATCCTGAAAAGGGCCATCGCTTCCAGGGCGGTAATTTAAAAGGAATTACCCGTCGACTGGACTACATAAAAGGGTTGGGCTGCACAACTATCTGGTTAAGCCCTATCCTTAAAAACAGGCCTGATCTGTCTGACACCTACCATGGGTATGGTATTCAGGATTTTATGCACGTGGACCCTCGTTTCGGCACATTGCAAGACCTGCAGGAATTAACAGCAGAGGCACATTCGAGGGAAATGTATGTCATTCTGGATGTGGTGCTCAATCATACCGGTGACGTCTGGCAATATCCGGATGATAATCCCTATTACTTTTATGAAGATCAGACCTTTCCCTTTGGTGGCTGGCGTGAAGCGAATCCAATACCCGAATTTCAGGATGATGATGCAATTTGGCCGGTGGAATTGCAAACCCCCGACGCTTTCAAACGTCGGGGGCAGATTCGTGACTGGAATGATCCGGTTGAGGCGAGGGATGGAGATTTTTTAAGTCTAAAGGAACTGGACCTTCCACGCCCTACGGTTCTGGATACGTTGATTAAAATCTATAAATACTGGATTGCTACTGCAGATATTGACGGATTCCGGATTGACACAGTCAAGCATATGGAAAGTTCGGCAACCGCAATATTTTGTAACGCAATGCGCGAATATGCGAAGCGTATTGGTAAATATAACTTCTTTTTATATGGCGAAATTGTTGCGGATGATGCAACGATTCAAAAATACATTGGCAGAAATAGTCGTATAGAAGGGACCAACGAACGCTTCCCTGCCCTGGATGCAGCACTGGATTTTCCTTTGTACTTTTTGCTTGAAGATGTCATAAAAGGGTTCGCCAGTCCTGCATTTTTACGAAATCGCTACGAAGAGTTTTATGATTTGTATGCTGATCATGGTGAAGCTGGGCGTTATTTCGTGACCTTTGTAGATAACCATGATCAGATGGCCAGACCTTACCGTCGCTTTATGTACAATAATCCGTACCAGCGGCAAGCGGTCCTCGCTATTGGATATTTGCTCACCAGTCAGGGGGTGCCTTGTATTTATTATGGAACAGAGCAAGGTTTTGATGGTGCTGGATCAGATGACAGTTATGTCAGGGAATGCATGTTTGGTGGTTCCTGGGGGGCATTTAATACTACTGGAGGACATTTCTTTAATCCTGATCATCCCATTTATAAAGCGATTCGTATTATTGCCAGAATTCGTAGTAAAGAACCTGCATTGCGCTATGGCCGGCAATATTTCAGAGAAATTTCAGAAAATGGGCTGGATTTTGCGCAGCCTATGGATGGGCATTGCACATTGGCTTACTCACGGATTCTGGATACGGAAGAGGTTTTAGTGTGCTTGAATTTAGATAATGTTCCTCGTTCGGACTATATAACGGTGGATGTTAAGCTAAGCGGTAAGGGGCGGATGATGGGGGATATGATGCATGGAGGCAAAGTAAAGATTCAGGAAATGAATAATCGGGCCTATGTTCAAGTGATGTTGCCGGCACACGGCATGGCGATACTGAAATGTGAATAG
- a CDS encoding carbohydrate porin gives MVQRKIHHGMMAAVFTAMGILPVIEAAHAEPNAYNDRLSGGWGGARSAMSDQGFDWDITYKIDYIVKLNGNRERGNTFWLDNLDVVVSFDGEKSGVKGFSSMFHVLSNRGQKPAIESDRLPHGLDNIETPRGGNTTKIYQAWIQQSFGESGISVLAGLYDLNSEFYATKSSALFIHPTFGIGAELAGTGQNGPSIFPTTSLGLRLKYESTGGAYAQAVLLDGVPGDPDNQHGTHIQFSKGDGTFFVSEIGCLTESGKESSGKFAFGAWRYTAKFDDLLDVDAAGNPIRRNSYGVYVLGEHTLWQAGEKRLRGFLRVGRTEGDTTQFEQALGAGLLWEGFIPGRPGDQLGLAYAQETNSIKYRLSSGISVDRERSLELAYRSKITPWLAIQLFAQYLLNHGSDPAENKTWWLGMRFQLDV, from the coding sequence TTGGTACAACGAAAAATTCATCATGGCATGATGGCTGCAGTGTTTACGGCAATGGGAATATTGCCCGTGATTGAAGCTGCGCATGCTGAGCCAAATGCCTACAATGACCGGCTTTCTGGTGGGTGGGGTGGCGCTCGAAGTGCTATGTCCGATCAAGGGTTTGACTGGGATATTACGTATAAGATTGATTACATTGTTAAATTAAATGGCAATCGTGAGAGGGGCAATACATTCTGGCTGGATAATCTCGATGTGGTTGTTTCTTTCGACGGTGAAAAATCAGGCGTTAAAGGTTTTTCATCAATGTTCCATGTATTAAGTAATCGCGGTCAGAAGCCTGCCATTGAAAGCGACCGTTTGCCCCATGGCTTGGATAATATCGAAACGCCAAGGGGCGGGAATACCACAAAAATCTATCAAGCCTGGATTCAGCAGTCCTTTGGAGAAAGTGGCATATCAGTTTTGGCCGGGTTGTACGATTTAAATTCGGAATTTTATGCCACTAAATCTTCAGCGCTGTTTATTCATCCTACCTTTGGGATCGGTGCTGAATTAGCTGGTACCGGACAAAATGGCCCATCTATTTTTCCGACTACATCACTTGGTCTGCGATTGAAGTACGAATCCACAGGCGGTGCATACGCACAAGCAGTTTTGCTGGATGGTGTTCCAGGTGACCCGGATAACCAGCATGGTACTCATATCCAGTTTAGCAAAGGTGATGGCACATTTTTTGTATCTGAGATAGGTTGTCTGACTGAATCGGGGAAAGAGTCCAGTGGGAAATTTGCATTTGGTGCGTGGCGTTATACAGCAAAATTTGATGATTTACTGGATGTAGATGCTGCCGGTAATCCAATCCGTCGAAATAGTTATGGTGTTTATGTTTTAGGCGAGCACACCCTATGGCAAGCAGGTGAAAAACGATTGCGAGGCTTTTTAAGGGTGGGTAGAACAGAAGGAGATACCACCCAGTTTGAACAGGCATTAGGCGCAGGGTTGTTGTGGGAGGGTTTCATTCCGGGGCGCCCGGGTGACCAATTGGGACTTGCGTATGCCCAGGAAACTAATTCAATCAAATACCGCCTGTCATCAGGTATTTCTGTTGATCGTGAGCGTTCACTGGAGTTGGCTTACCGGAGTAAAATAACACCATGGCTTGCTATTCAGCTTTTTGCACAATATTTGCTGAATCATGGCAGCGATCCTGCAGAGAATAAAACATGGTGGCTTGGTATGCGTTTTCAGCTTGATGTGTAA
- a CDS encoding recombination-associated protein RdgC encodes MWFKNLQTYRLPAGWEITANQMETQLARHVFQRCGSMDMQSRGWISPRKDENLVFSQNQQFLIAMGTEQKLLPSTVVNQIANERIAEIEEQQGYKLGRKQSREIKENVTDELLPRAFSRRSTTFVWIDPVNGWLIVDAANAAKSEEVQKLLFDSLDDLPLSLLKTQQSPTSAMTTWLATGEAPAGFTIDRDCVLQAPNEEKATVRYSRHPLDVEEIRAHLAEGKTATRLALTWNDRISFALNEQLQVKQLSFLDIIKEEAESQAETAEEQFAADFALMTGELSPLLHDLVSALGGEQEKI; translated from the coding sequence ATGTGGTTTAAAAATCTTCAAACTTACCGTTTACCTGCTGGCTGGGAAATCACAGCGAATCAAATGGAAACACAATTAGCTCGGCATGTTTTTCAGCGATGCGGCAGCATGGACATGCAAAGCCGAGGCTGGATTTCCCCCAGAAAAGATGAAAATCTCGTCTTTAGCCAGAATCAACAATTTCTGATCGCTATGGGTACAGAACAAAAACTCCTACCCTCTACTGTGGTCAACCAAATCGCAAATGAACGTATTGCTGAAATAGAAGAGCAGCAAGGCTACAAACTCGGCCGTAAACAATCCCGTGAGATCAAAGAAAATGTGACCGATGAACTGCTGCCTCGTGCCTTCAGTCGGCGCAGTACGACGTTTGTGTGGATTGACCCCGTCAATGGGTGGCTGATTGTAGACGCAGCAAATGCAGCAAAATCAGAAGAGGTTCAAAAATTATTATTTGATTCTTTAGACGATTTGCCACTTTCACTTCTGAAAACCCAGCAGTCCCCCACTTCGGCCATGACAACCTGGCTGGCAACGGGTGAAGCCCCTGCCGGATTCACCATTGATCGTGACTGCGTGCTGCAAGCACCCAATGAAGAAAAAGCAACGGTTCGTTATTCACGCCACCCGCTCGATGTAGAGGAAATTCGCGCGCACCTTGCAGAAGGAAAAACCGCCACCAGACTTGCGCTTACTTGGAATGACCGAATTTCATTTGCGTTAAATGAACAACTGCAAGTGAAACAACTCAGTTTTCTGGATATCATCAAAGAAGAGGCAGAATCACAAGCCGAAACAGCTGAAGAACAATTTGCAGCCGATTTCGCTTTAATGACGGGTGAGCTTTCACCCTTACTGCATGATCTTGTGTCAGCCCTTGGTGGCGAACAGGAAAAAATATAG
- a CDS encoding nucleoside 2-deoxyribosyltransferase: MKIYIAGPDIFRPDALNWAEEARALCAEHGHEALLPMDGDAHTPKEIFQANISLLQSADALIANLNPFRGTEPDSGTSVEVGYALALGKQVVGYMQSTIPLIERVKHGEVQPPVKNKKIVFDVEGFAIEDFGYPLNLMLAEPVHIVTGGLREALAAIKHTT; this comes from the coding sequence ATGAAGATATATATAGCTGGCCCTGATATTTTTCGACCTGATGCCCTCAATTGGGCTGAAGAAGCCCGAGCGCTTTGTGCCGAACATGGTCACGAAGCACTTCTGCCCATGGATGGTGATGCGCACACGCCAAAAGAAATTTTTCAAGCCAATATTTCACTACTACAGTCTGCTGATGCCCTCATAGCTAACCTCAATCCATTCAGAGGAACAGAACCCGATAGCGGCACAAGTGTAGAAGTTGGATATGCCTTGGCGCTAGGCAAACAGGTCGTCGGTTACATGCAGTCCACAATACCGCTCATTGAGCGCGTAAAACATGGCGAAGTTCAACCACCAGTCAAAAACAAAAAAATAGTATTCGATGTAGAAGGGTTTGCCATTGAAGATTTTGGCTACCCGCTTAACCTGATGCTAGCAGAACCGGTACATATTGTTACGGGTGGACTTCGTGAGGCTCTGGCTGCTATTAAACACACAACTTGA
- a CDS encoding phosphohydrolase encodes MQNSPIEKTTYVSTFLGNRFYPLEPRIDKVAIEDIAHGLSFQCRFNGQTCEFYSVAQHSLIVSALVDDDLKLAALLHDAAEAYLGDMVKPLKILLPAFANIEDRVTDIIAQEFSLDFSNYSPIKTADLISLATEKRDLMPFSVENWEYLNGIDPLPEIIKPMNPFEAKSAFMLEFERLLAIRKTQLT; translated from the coding sequence ATGCAGAACAGCCCCATTGAAAAAACCACGTACGTATCCACTTTTCTTGGCAATCGGTTCTATCCGCTTGAACCACGCATCGATAAAGTAGCCATAGAAGACATTGCCCATGGCTTATCTTTCCAGTGTCGATTTAATGGTCAAACCTGCGAGTTTTATTCAGTTGCCCAGCACAGCCTGATTGTTTCAGCACTGGTGGACGACGATCTCAAGCTGGCTGCGCTACTGCACGATGCCGCCGAAGCCTACCTGGGAGACATGGTAAAACCGCTCAAAATATTGCTGCCCGCGTTTGCCAACATTGAAGACCGGGTAACCGACATCATTGCACAAGAATTCAGCCTGGACTTCAGCAATTACAGCCCTATCAAGACGGCAGACCTGATCTCGTTAGCCACCGAAAAAAGAGACCTGATGCCCTTCTCAGTGGAAAACTGGGAATATCTGAACGGTATTGACCCCCTGCCAGAAATCATCAAACCCATGAACCCGTTTGAAGCAAAATCAGCATTTATGCTGGAATTCGAACGACTTCTGGCAATCAGAAAAACCCAACTCACATAG
- a CDS encoding 5'-nucleotidase has product MSEQSPGKQKLSTIKLIVAISSRALFDLDDSHRVFEEEGEEAYSRYQIEHEDDPLAPGVAFPLARKLLALNTDPMSPQVEIALISRNSADTGLRVFNSIRHHGLDITRAAFTRGEAPYRYIQSFGAHLFLSANPGDVTNALEAGIAAATILPSAPGKGEHEQLRIAFDGDAVIFSDEAERVYAESGLDAFNLSEVEAKNQPLSGGPFKSFLSALHAIQNEYPANASPIRTALITARGAPAHERVIRTLRSWEIRIDEALFLGGMDKGTFLNSFGADIFFDDQRRHCESAADYVATGHVPYGVKNAM; this is encoded by the coding sequence TTGAGCGAGCAAAGCCCCGGTAAGCAGAAACTTTCTACTATCAAGTTAATCGTTGCTATTTCTTCGCGCGCGCTATTTGATCTGGATGATAGTCATCGCGTTTTTGAAGAGGAAGGGGAGGAAGCTTATTCCCGATACCAGATTGAACATGAAGATGATCCGCTGGCACCCGGAGTGGCTTTTCCTTTAGCCCGAAAGTTGCTGGCATTGAATACGGATCCTATGTCTCCTCAAGTTGAGATTGCGCTGATATCCCGTAATAGTGCGGATACAGGGTTACGTGTGTTTAATTCCATTCGACACCACGGTTTGGATATTACACGAGCGGCTTTTACGCGTGGAGAGGCACCATATCGTTATATCCAGTCATTTGGGGCACATTTGTTTTTATCCGCTAATCCAGGAGATGTGACTAATGCGTTGGAAGCGGGGATTGCAGCGGCGACGATTCTGCCTTCTGCGCCAGGAAAAGGGGAGCATGAGCAACTTAGAATAGCTTTCGATGGTGATGCAGTCATTTTTTCGGATGAAGCTGAGAGGGTGTATGCGGAAAGTGGACTGGATGCATTTAACCTCAGTGAGGTTGAAGCTAAGAATCAGCCACTGTCAGGCGGGCCGTTTAAGTCGTTTCTTTCTGCCCTGCACGCCATCCAGAATGAATATCCTGCCAATGCTTCTCCGATTCGTACTGCCCTCATTACAGCCAGAGGAGCACCTGCACACGAACGGGTGATTCGTACCTTACGCAGTTGGGAGATTCGCATTGACGAGGCGCTTTTTCTCGGTGGTATGGATAAAGGTACTTTTCTGAACAGCTTCGGGGCGGATATATTCTTTGATGATCAGCGCAGGCACTGCGAATCTGCTGCGGATTATGTGGCTACTGGACATGTGCCATATGGGGTTAAAAACGCTATGTGA